In a genomic window of Mageeibacillus indolicus UPII9-5:
- a CDS encoding FtsK/SpoIIIE family DNA translocase, translating into MAGRKEPQKLNLSREVTGLILLALGIFMGLVFFWPHSRSGALGAFFYDIARGICGPLAYVLPFFLIYSAVEQWLDRVGSSAKWRRIHFALLLLLIAGSIQLLTLDHKAAFKLAVNEQGEALATKFIQIIWSVSADNTAVKGLETAIGAGILGGLPAAGIFALTGYSGSLIFYCFAIIAEVILLFNISISRYVRQAHAAAGEHKLPELSYLLKAGRANKGRVAVEEQTDIGRANKSGTNASTEGYATGTAGKDLRGGRFGTYTDGFAMPWDGSESAEEAGAAVGGVLVGERVGGDSVGGGRAVGEHVDGDSVGGGRENTTNDSGSYRLANETVDKTWGSPFGTNHCPPPEQSTTVNRPNMATKHNNWSDVNPANFSAPPTQTTTVEAENNNDDEGFWGKLPSWLLKKDKRDDRRSSAPNKMNFTEGETFGSDSNHLKFEPIKTDTVVLHEVKIDKIINAADAWNQRSAISEKDPQSSGNENEAEHDVEHESEVEHEGEVVSTPEPSPENAEEREISNDWEPGMELFPAPLRVAPEVMPSASEKKDTLGGDVITDEAEVNDISSGDDMSLSPTKLPTVLRFAAAAKPTVELNHIAAPSPTLASNDDEPAEVNNVTNIVVSKDNGGTDLASSENHGELREENADSGDAVMPTAGAAASTAMPAAMKTTNAVKHVYPAEKEYKFPPLELLKPEKPTEGISQANKIKELSERLETTLMSFGVKAKVINVTHGPSITRFELAPAPGIKVSKIVGLSDDIALSLAAVSVRIEAPIPGKPAIGIEIPNKETQVVGLRELLADPAFRRAPSKLTVVLGRDIPGQPVLCDLRKMPHLMIAGATGSGKSVCINCILMSILYKAHPRDVKLLMIDPKVVELKVYNGIPHLLAPVVTDPKKAANTLNWAVNEMDRRYRMFAEHGARDYDSYSQIAESEDLEKIPLILLVIDELADLMTTCPNEVEDAIARLTAMARAAGIHLIIATQRPSVDVITGVIKSNIPSRIAFAVSSQVDSRTILDSAGAEKLLGKGDMLYNPLNLPKPIRAQGAFVSDKEVETVIAFLKAQNRTEYDEKIATEIETATINSNSSKANAEDSGDDLLPQAVEIILDNGYASVSILQRKMNIGYPRAARLIDAMEELGYVGPFEGSKPRKVRLTRAEWEAQKAVERGE; encoded by the coding sequence ATGGCCGGACGGAAAGAACCACAAAAACTTAATTTGTCGCGAGAAGTAACCGGGCTGATTTTGCTTGCTTTGGGAATATTTATGGGGCTGGTTTTCTTTTGGCCGCATAGTCGTAGCGGTGCTTTGGGGGCATTTTTTTATGATATCGCGCGAGGAATATGCGGACCGCTGGCTTATGTTCTGCCGTTCTTTTTGATTTATTCTGCTGTTGAACAGTGGCTTGATCGAGTAGGAAGTTCGGCAAAATGGCGCAGAATTCATTTTGCTTTATTGCTGCTGCTGATTGCCGGGAGTATCCAGCTTTTAACCTTGGATCACAAGGCAGCATTTAAGCTGGCGGTAAATGAGCAAGGCGAAGCCTTGGCTACGAAATTTATTCAAATCATATGGTCGGTGAGTGCGGACAACACGGCGGTGAAAGGTTTGGAAACTGCTATCGGTGCCGGAATTCTGGGCGGTTTGCCGGCGGCCGGTATTTTTGCTTTGACCGGCTATAGTGGTAGTCTGATTTTTTATTGCTTTGCCATAATTGCCGAAGTTATTTTGCTTTTCAATATTTCCATCAGTCGCTATGTGCGTCAAGCTCATGCCGCGGCCGGAGAACATAAATTGCCCGAATTGTCGTATTTGCTTAAGGCTGGGCGGGCAAACAAGGGGCGTGTGGCTGTGGAGGAACAGACGGACATTGGTCGGGCAAACAAATCTGGAACGAATGCCAGTACCGAAGGTTATGCAACTGGCACGGCGGGAAAAGATTTACGTGGCGGCAGGTTTGGCACGTACACAGACGGCTTTGCAATGCCGTGGGATGGATCGGAAAGCGCAGAAGAGGCTGGAGCAGCAGTCGGAGGTGTCCTTGTCGGAGAACGTGTGGGCGGCGACAGTGTTGGTGGAGGCCGGGCAGTCGGAGAACATGTGGACGGCGATAGTGTTGGTGGAGGCCGGGAAAATACTACGAATGATTCTGGCAGTTACCGTCTGGCAAATGAAACCGTGGACAAAACCTGGGGTTCGCCATTCGGGACAAATCATTGCCCCCCGCCTGAGCAGTCTACTACGGTGAATAGGCCAAATATGGCGACTAAACATAATAATTGGTCGGACGTAAACCCAGCCAATTTTTCTGCCCCACCTACTCAAACTACCACCGTTGAAGCTGAAAATAATAACGATGATGAAGGTTTTTGGGGAAAGTTACCGAGTTGGCTGCTGAAGAAGGATAAGCGGGATGATAGACGCAGCAGTGCTCCAAACAAAATGAATTTTACTGAAGGCGAAACATTTGGTTCCGACTCCAATCATTTAAAATTTGAGCCAATAAAAACTGATACTGTTGTCTTGCATGAGGTTAAAATTGATAAAATAATCAATGCTGCTGATGCTTGGAATCAAAGATCAGCCATATCCGAAAAAGACCCTCAATCGTCGGGAAACGAAAATGAAGCTGAGCATGATGTTGAGCATGAGAGCGAGGTTGAGCATGAGGGCGAGGTTGTTTCTACACCCGAACCTTCGCCAGAAAATGCTGAAGAACGTGAAATTTCAAATGATTGGGAACCTGGTATGGAACTGTTCCCAGCACCTTTGCGCGTTGCCCCTGAAGTAATGCCATCTGCTTCTGAGAAAAAGGATACACTGGGTGGGGATGTCATAACGGATGAAGCCGAAGTAAATGACATAAGTTCAGGAGACGATATGAGTTTGTCGCCGACAAAACTGCCGACTGTCCTGCGTTTTGCGGCTGCCGCTAAACCTACAGTTGAACTAAATCACATAGCTGCGCCAAGCCCTACGCTTGCATCCAACGATGATGAGCCAGCAGAAGTAAACAACGTAACCAATATCGTTGTTTCAAAAGATAACGGAGGAACGGATTTAGCCTCATCAGAGAATCACGGTGAACTCAGAGAGGAAAATGCCGACTCTGGTGATGCCGTTATGCCGACCGCCGGGGCAGCAGCATCTACAGCTATGCCGGCCGCTATGAAAACAACCAACGCGGTAAAGCATGTTTATCCGGCTGAAAAAGAGTACAAATTTCCGCCGCTAGAACTGCTTAAACCGGAAAAGCCGACTGAAGGGATTAGTCAAGCCAACAAAATTAAAGAACTTTCGGAACGCTTGGAAACTACTCTAATGAGCTTTGGCGTAAAGGCAAAAGTTATCAATGTTACCCACGGTCCGTCCATCACCAGATTTGAGTTGGCACCGGCCCCCGGAATAAAAGTCAGCAAAATTGTCGGGCTATCGGATGATATTGCGCTGAGCCTGGCGGCTGTGAGTGTTCGTATCGAAGCTCCGATCCCCGGAAAGCCTGCCATTGGTATCGAAATCCCGAATAAAGAAACTCAAGTCGTCGGTCTGCGCGAACTTCTGGCCGATCCCGCTTTCCGCCGGGCTCCTTCCAAATTGACTGTGGTTTTGGGCCGGGACATTCCGGGACAGCCGGTATTATGTGATCTGCGTAAAATGCCTCATCTGATGATTGCCGGAGCTACCGGATCAGGTAAGTCTGTATGCATAAACTGCATCCTGATGAGCATTTTGTATAAAGCACATCCCCGCGACGTAAAATTGCTGATGATTGATCCAAAAGTCGTTGAGTTAAAAGTTTATAATGGTATTCCACATTTGTTGGCTCCGGTGGTCACAGATCCTAAAAAAGCTGCCAATACATTAAATTGGGCAGTCAACGAAATGGATCGCCGTTACCGTATGTTTGCTGAACACGGGGCTAGAGATTACGATTCGTACAGTCAAATAGCTGAAAGTGAAGATCTTGAGAAAATACCGCTGATTCTTTTGGTTATTGATGAATTGGCCGATTTAATGACTACCTGCCCGAATGAGGTCGAAGATGCGATTGCTAGATTGACAGCCATGGCTCGTGCGGCCGGAATTCATTTAATTATCGCCACCCAACGTCCGTCGGTTGATGTAATAACCGGAGTTATCAAGTCGAACATACCGTCGCGCATTGCTTTTGCCGTTTCTTCACAGGTCGATTCGCGTACGATTTTAGATTCGGCAGGTGCTGAGAAATTGCTGGGAAAAGGTGATATGCTCTATAATCCGCTTAATTTGCCCAAGCCGATTCGTGCTCAAGGTGCTTTTGTTTCGGACAAAGAAGTCGAGACGGTGATTGCATTTCTCAAAGCGCAGAATCGGACGGAATACGATGAGAAAATTGCCACCGAAATTGAGACAGCGACTATAAACAGTAATTCAAGTAAAGCTAATGCTGAAGACAGTGGGGACGATTTATTGCCCCAAGCCGTGGAGATAATTTTGGACAATGGTTATGCTTCGGTTTCGATTTTACAACGCAAGATGAATATCGGCTACCCGCGCGCCGCCCGGTTGATTGATGCTATGGAAGAATTGGGTTATGTTGGTCCTTTTGAAGGCAGTAAACCGCGCAAAGTAAGGCTGACGCGAGCGGAGTGGGAGGCACAGAAGGCGGTCGAACGCGGCGAATAA
- a CDS encoding NUDIX hydrolase, with protein MEVISSNEAVGRETTRKTEKIFVGKVFTVEKLRVEQPNGRLADREIVRHNGGVTILAVDADDQVYFVRQYRKAAETVMLELPAGKLELNEDPLFAAKRELSEETGLLAENWRKLGEVYATPGYCTEKLYLFAATNLSAGAAHPDEGEYVDVIRMPYEEALQRIQNGEFTDAKTVTALLWYDKFYRNPQRRN; from the coding sequence ATGGAAGTAATCAGTTCTAATGAAGCGGTAGGTCGTGAAACTACGCGAAAAACCGAAAAAATATTCGTCGGGAAAGTGTTCACAGTTGAAAAATTAAGGGTTGAACAACCTAACGGACGATTGGCTGATCGGGAAATTGTACGGCATAACGGTGGGGTCACCATCTTGGCTGTAGATGCCGATGATCAGGTTTATTTTGTACGCCAATATCGTAAGGCGGCAGAAACGGTAATGTTGGAACTGCCGGCCGGAAAACTTGAATTGAATGAAGATCCTCTATTCGCAGCCAAGCGCGAGTTGTCCGAAGAAACCGGTTTGCTTGCTGAAAATTGGCGAAAATTGGGTGAAGTTTATGCCACACCCGGCTACTGCACGGAAAAGCTATACTTGTTTGCTGCAACTAATTTGTCGGCCGGAGCGGCACATCCGGACGAGGGTGAGTATGTCGACGTTATCAGGATGCCGTATGAAGAAGCGCTGCAACGAATTCAAAATGGCGAATTTACTGATGCCAAGACAGTAACGGCATTACTTTGGTACGACAAATTTTATCGCAACCCTCAACGGAGGAATTAA